A single genomic interval of Cyanobacteria bacterium GSL.Bin1 harbors:
- a CDS encoding glycosyltransferase: VVYNGFDPKLYQSSEQQRIQMRNHLGLEEQFVVGHFSRLSPWKGQHILIEALADCPDPVTALLVGDALFGEQDYVQQLHEQVTKLGLEKRIQFLGFRSDVIPLMSACNLIAHTSTAPEPFGRVIVEGMLCGQPVIAAAAGGATELVEPEKTGWLFSPGNSQQLAQLITACQQNRQQTAIIAQNGQTQASQFFQLAAINQQISELLSEALR; the protein is encoded by the coding sequence AAGTGGTTTATAACGGGTTTGATCCGAAACTCTATCAAAGCAGTGAGCAACAGCGAATTCAAATGAGAAACCACTTGGGCTTAGAGGAACAATTCGTTGTCGGTCATTTTAGCCGCTTATCCCCTTGGAAAGGACAACATATCTTGATTGAAGCGCTTGCTGATTGTCCGGATCCTGTGACCGCTCTTTTAGTTGGCGATGCACTATTTGGTGAGCAAGACTACGTTCAGCAATTGCATGAGCAGGTTACTAAGTTGGGACTAGAGAAGCGCATTCAATTTCTCGGCTTTCGCTCTGATGTGATTCCACTCATGTCAGCCTGCAACCTCATTGCCCATACCTCAACCGCTCCGGAACCCTTTGGACGCGTTATTGTTGAAGGTATGCTGTGCGGGCAACCCGTAATTGCAGCAGCAGCCGGTGGCGCAACCGAATTAGTAGAACCAGAAAAAACCGGATGGTTATTTTCCCCTGGGAATTCTCAGCAACTTGCCCAATTGATTACAGCTTGTCAGCAAAACCGCCAACAAACTGCAATCATTGCTCAAAATGGCCAAACTCAAGCGAGCCAATTCTTTCAATTGGCAGCAATTAATCAGCAAATCTCCGAGCTGCTGTCTGAGGCACTAAGATGA
- a CDS encoding DUF1830 domain-containing protein, whose amino-acid sequence MTTIASQPLENKKTMLLCHFFNNRNQVIIARISNIPNWYLEKVVFPAQRFLFEAPEEAVLEIHSPNQGTIREDTISCRELCIDEC is encoded by the coding sequence ATGACTACAATTGCCTCTCAACCTTTAGAAAACAAGAAAACTATGTTACTGTGTCACTTTTTTAACAACCGTAATCAAGTCATTATTGCTCGCATTAGTAATATCCCGAACTGGTATTTGGAAAAAGTTGTTTTTCCGGCACAACGTTTCTTATTTGAAGCCCCAGAAGAGGCAGTTTTAGAAATTCATTCTCCTAATCAAGGAACGATTCGTGAAGATACAATTTCCTGCCGTGAACTTTGTATTGATGAGTGTTAA